The following DNA comes from Plasmodium coatneyi strain Hackeri chromosome 9, complete sequence.
CCAATAAAGGTAGCGGCGGAGGAGGAAGTACAACAATATGGTATGCTCAACAGGCATTAAAAGAATTCCTCCACCTCGCTTACACCAACTTAATCGTAAAAGTCGACTCAAGGATATTTTAAATACGCCTGTTACGGGGCTTCGATCTCTGCTTAATTAGTTCAGccatataaatatgcacaacAACACAAACAGTTGTTctggtcttttttttttttttttttaccaaaattATAAGAACCGTTCATgcaaaatgtttaaaaaaaaaaaacatgcacacacacatgtcaggtaaaaaaaaaaaaatgcaaaatggctagctgatAATTCATTTAcgctcccttctttttggaAACACCAAcagttcttcctcttcgtccaGTGGTCTTGGTATGTTGACCACGAACTCTCAGTCCCCAGTGGTGACGTAGACCTCTGTGCAGtctgatttttttcattctttccaaGTCCTCACGTAGGTAAGAGTCCAGTTGGTTAGCAATGACGTGcagattttttccttcctttacatCCTTCCTTCGGTTTAAGAACCAGTCGGGGATTTTGAATTGAGATGGGGCATTCATGATGTGCACAATCTGTTGAGCGGGGcagaaaaatggggaaaaacatCACCATATGGTTGGAGGTATGCATATGCGCGTCGCAGGGGAAGCGCATAACAAAAGAGTGCAACACGGATGATGGAAATAAAGATTCGCTAGCATGCTACGTAGCAGGCATATGCGATAAGTATATATCCACGCGGTCGAACGTCAACAGGGCGGATTGCTGCAGATTTCGCTAGGCATATTATGATCCTCTTTCACTTACGTTATTTATCTCCTCCGTGGTGAGTTCTCCTGCTCTCTTGGTCGAGTCCACATTGGCCTGCTTGCAAATCACAGTGGCCATTCTCTTCCCAATTCCCTTTATGGCCGTCAAGGCAATGGtaaccttttcctttccatcaACGTTGGTATTCAAGATTCTCAGTATGTGCTGAAAATCGTTTTGGTCCATCACTTGTAGTGACATTTTTGGCGAACTACTATTTTTCTACTGGAGTTTATAAAGCAGATGGTACTGCGCAGGGGAGAAGAGAAGTTAATTAGCAAGTGATCAATGAGGAAGTATATGTTCCGTTGGTATTCACTGGCTGGctgtttatttcttttttgtttgtttttttttttttttatatgccaCAAAAttgtttgtaaaaaattaattctggcttttttttctccaagctttgcaataaaaaatattcgttTCCTGCGCAAGTGGCGgttatatattcttcctgtgcgtgggaatttttttctgcattgtTCCTGACGcgtatttaaaattttttttttttccttcaattttgcGCTGTTTTGTGGGTTTCACCTTTTCGCGTTTTCCTTAtgttattttaattttttgggaAAAGATGCAAATTTTTCGTTGTCACCTAAAGTTGCACGTATGTCACGATGAGCATAAAAAGCGTGTCGTCCGTCGCGCTAAGCCTGCATTAACCCAAtgggggaaaggaatatttttgcTGCTTGAACTTATGGGTTAGCTACGCTTTTAAGGAAGTCACCCATTTGGTTAACATATGCCAGTTCGTTGTGGAAATGTATTACAGAGCGCTATATGTCGTGGTAAGGGGAAGGGAGCAACGCCGGGGTGCACTAGGGGGATGATTTATCATGGGTGGATCCCCACTTAACCCTCCTTCCCACGCtcaaaggggaataaaaaaaatgtataataaataaaaacgtgGCGcataaaagtggaaaaaaatgtaagcaaACAAAACGGCATATGAAACAGGTTtccgccccttttttaagcaCCTAAAGTAGGGAAGGTATTCCGCATGGCCCAgtcaaatttattttttattcgtgATCACCGCGTCATTAACTTCCCGCCTACTGCgagagaaaaatttttatatgacacaaaaaagaaggggatgCCATTCTAATGATCTTTCCTGTTTTACGAAATTGTTTTAAAGCTGCCAgccgtttttattttccccaaagggggaagaagttaCGTAAGCTTAATTGGAAAACTCCGGAAAAATGCACCCCCTTGTGGGTACGTACATACagttatataattatataaatgcatgttttcttttccatgtGTGACTTAATTTTGGGTGTTCTTTGTGCACTACTGGAAAGCACAACCGTAACGTAGTAAGCGGCACGACGGTGTTTATGCATACTGAAGTTAGAAGAAGAGCACTGGGGTGATGAACCAGTCGGTCTGGCGCATTGCCCTACGAAGCCCTAGTGCTAGGCGGAATATGGTAAAAATCCGTTTCACCATTCCTGCAAATCATAAAAAGACGACACGTTCGTGGGAAAGGAAAGCCGAATGAATTTACCACATACCATCGCGCGCGAAACATGTTAACGTGTTTGCGTATGCCACCCCTCGTTCTGTCTTCCCGGTTCGCTAAACCTCGTCAGCCAAATGGTTGTTAACTGCGTCATCTCTCTGGGATAATAGAAGATGCAAACTTTTTAAGCTTCACAAAAATTTGGCCAACTtctaaaaaatgataaaaaaaaaaaaaaaaaaattcccccttttgggcCCCCCTTTTGCATGCGCAGCAATTGTGtagaaataaatgtatacatttgcGGTGCTTCCGTCTGGTCAATTTTTCGGAATGGAAAGacgaataagaaaaaataacttaCAACTTCTTCCCTGTTGTGTAAAATGCCAACCAGGCTAGGGAGGCGCCTTCCCGGAAGAAGTTATGCATACACTacgcatgcacatatgcatgtcAAATGGGACTCAACAACGTGGACGCACAATTCATTTTCGCATGCACGTCATAGTAAATGCGAAGCGTTCGATTCGAAGTGCAGCTCTCCTCATGGGGATGCACACCTCCAACATCCGTTCCCAAGGCGAGCTGCCTAACGCGATGTTGGCccacacatttaaaaaaagtaaaattcaAAAGGTGCTCCGTGTTGTTCTAACCCAtttggaaataaaataaaatttgaaCGGATATTACGTAGCGCTAACtcgcttaaaaaaaaaacaattacatttttttgttaatccaCACAACTGGTAACCTTTAACAAATCTGCAAgcaagtagaaaaaaatgcaaaatcgcaaaaaatgtaaaagagaaaaaacggGCACATTATGCATGAAATTTAACCCTTTTGTACATAATTTTCACATTCTTAACAAACCGTGATGGAGCTACAACTCCGTCTATTCACGTGCTTTTCCGCAACCACTTTTTGAAAGTAAGCCCAAGCGGCgagttgcttcttttttttttccccccccgcGCACGCTGTTCATTCCCCATGTTTCCATAATGACAAGTACGCATCGTTGTACATTCctttagaattttttttttaaaaaatataaaaaagtgaacaaatgaaagaagatTAATTgtaaaggaatttttttttttttctcctaattaataaaaacagaattataaaaaaataaaaataaaataatgacCGAGCAGCCTGGTTGTACCTAGCCCCCCAAATGATAAACACCCAAACACAAAAGGGGCATAAAcacttaaaaaggaaataattgaAGAGAAACACGACGAATGTTAAAGCAGAGTTCGAAACAGGGAAGATGAAAGGGGGTATTAACGGTGAAGGGGGCGAGGGGGACGCTGATGATTTTGTGAGAGAGGAAAAGATGGGACATGAGAGGGACGATCATCAAAGTCGGGAAAAAAGTGTAACCCAAAATGGACTAAGTAGTTTGACCCCCAGTGGGGTGCAACGCCAAAAGCAGCATGCTCCCCCAATATGGGTGGGAATAAATAACCACGTGAGGATTAGCCAACCGAGTAGCCCCAGCAAAGAGAACGCAAGTGCGAAGAAGAATTTCCCACTGAAGAGCAACATCCCCAACCCCATCAGAAAACACACCATACTAAGGAGCACAAGCCCTATAAGGGAATGCATCTCTACGAAAGGCACCATGCCTAAACATTCAGTGGGAGAAACAAGACCGACAAGCGAAATGGAACCAACCATTAAATCTCCCCTAATACACACTATCCAAgcgaatgaaaagaaaaagaacaaaatgaagaacatcACGTCGATACAGATTCCAGCACACAGAAACATAAGCACCTCTGTTAAAACGATTCCCCAACAAGTCTTGAAAAGTTACATTTATATGACGAATAGTgaaaggaacaatttttacatgAACACGGAAAGTACAGATAAAAAAGGACAGACACAAAAGTTCCCTCTTCATCTTTTAAAAGAGCGAATACTGAACTTTAGCAAAAGACCCAGGGATATCATTTCAAAGCTATCGAGCAACTGCAATAGTGGCAAaaatttggagaaaaataaaaaaaaaataaaagttgaTAAGGcagaagaaaatgatgatGTTATCCTTTTGGAGGGAGATCAAAATTCACCTtgccgttcaggtgaaaatggGCCAAAAAGTAGCAACACGGGAAAGAACAATTTGGTGGAGGGACACaataaggggaagaagacaGGTGCAAGTAGTaccttcaattttttgaaaatccCCCTTGCAGTGAAACGGAAAGATGGTAAAATTACCATCAGAAGGAACAGCATAGCAATTGCCGGTGCgggcataaaaaataaacaaagtAGCGCAAATCGCACGAGTGGACAAAAAAGTGACAGTGTAAAAAACTCGTCGTTTAAAAAGATTTTTAGTGAGGAGGAGGCACACAAGATAAGGCTAAATTACGACAATAATTTTAGCGGCATGGagaagagggaagaagaaaaggtaaaGAACTTCTACTGTAAGTTTtacaaatgtacacatgctACGCAAAAGGGAAGTGAGATCAACCCAGGTTCATCAAGCGACGCCGCAAATCTACAAACTTCCTGCTTACGAACGCTCGATGCGCCGTCCAAATACTGCAAATCGTGcaggaaatttttaaagcTGCTCATATCTCACGGGAACAAGTACAAAGGAACGCTAATAGGCATAAACTTTATCCGCCCAGACGTGCAAAATATTCTGTACGCGTACAAGTGTCATAAACAACATGAATTTAACTTGTCCCTCTTTCACATTATGCACAATTTGTGGTgcccgcatgattattgccTGTTCGAGTGTAAGGGCAAGAATGAGAAAAACTACGCAACTGAGTTTTTTCGCCTCAAAGAGTTGGACACCatgaaaaagcagaaggacCTGTTTTTCCAGGCCAAACTGTTTTTCCGCATCCATCCGGAGAATGGTAATAATTGCGTCCgtatatgtgtgcaaaaaaaaaaaaaaaaataataaaatatacatatgcatggGTATATACATTTTAGCTAGCTGACTAGCCATTTCCCCCcaatgactttttttttccccatgcAGCCTTGCCAGACAGCAGCGAAAACGCCGGCGCAGAATGCACCGATGATGGTAGTGACGATTTTAAACATACCTAAGAGACAacttgtgtgtatgtgtgtatacattagATTCATCCCCACAAGCGCATGTGCAGATCGGTATGCTTACCCAACTGAACAACGCATGCATATcgctttttttcactcttcaGTTGAGAGGATTATAAGGAACGCCAAGGACCCATGGGAAGTTCTCCAGGTATGTCAAGCGGCAGTTTGCATGTGTGAAAAaagtatgtacatatgggTGAGTACCACGATGTAagtgcttattttttttcacaattggACCAGTAAACCTGTGTGGTCATTatttcccctccccctttttttttttctatgcccTTGCGCAGATCaagaaattttccaaaatggagtTGTGTGACAAGGAGTTGAAAAGTAAAGCACGAAAAAATTACCGTGCCCTGGCTCTGAAGATTCACCCTGATAAGaacaaaagtaaaaatgtaagTGGAGCTGAGACAAGCATGGGCCTACTTGTATGTTATACGCTTGTGTGTACATGCGTAGAAAATGTGCTCCCTTTTAGGGAACAACGCATCCCCCCCAAGGGAAGAAGTTTCGTCGGCAATGCGTTTGCATGTGGAATTATTCCTCCTGGTGCACCATCGTCGATGCCTGAAGGCAGTTGCATAAATGACGCTCCTCCCCATTTGACAATTacgcttccctttttgcaggCCACGTTAGctatgaacattttaaccAACTCGATGAAGGCAATAACATCCCCGTAGCAGCATTTTTGAGTTTGACACACAGAAATAGTTACAAATAGAACAGttgtctgtttttttttttttttgggggggaaaccCCCTTTTAATATGGAACAATATGAAGTTGTTTAAatccttccctttatttgtgtatttttaaaaatgtgtagatatgcaaaaaaaaaaaaattgtttcttTTAATCATTTGTTTTGTGTAGCTCGTATCATGCGTTGAAATTGCTCAGATCGTAGACGCAGCAGCGGATGCGGCTTTTTCCTGCAGCTTTTTTATGTAACCTGGATTGAATGC
Coding sequences within:
- a CDS encoding 40S ribosomal protein S18 produces the protein MSLQVMDQNDFQHILRILNTNVDGKEKVTIALTAIKGIGKRMATVICKQANVDSTKRAGELTTEEINNIVHIMNAPSQFKIPDWFLNRRKDVKEGKNLHVIANQLDSYLREDLERMKKIRLHRGLRHHWGLRVRGQHTKTTGRRGRTVGVSKKKGA
- a CDS encoding DnaJ domain containing protein; this encodes MKGGINGEGGEGDADDFVREEKMGHERDDHQSREKSVTQNGLSSLTPSGVQRQKQHAPPIWVGINNHVRISQPSSPSKENASAKKNFPLKSNIPNPIRKHTILRSTSPIRECISTKGTMPKHSVGETRPTSEMEPTIKSPLIHTIQANEKKKNKMKNITSIQIPAHRNISTSVKTIPQQVLKSYIYMTNSERNNFYMNTESTDKKGQTQKFPLHLLKERILNFSKRPRDIISKLSSNCNSGKNLEKNKKKIKVDKAEENDDVILLEGDQNSPCRSGENGPKSSNTGKNNLVEGHNKGKKTGASSTFNFLKIPLAVKRKDGKITIRRNSIAIAGAGIKNKQSSANRTSGQKSDSVKNSSFKKIFSEEEAHKIRLNYDNNFSGMEKREEEKVKNFYCKFYKCTHATQKGSEINPGSSSDAANLQTSCLRTLDAPSKYCKSCRKFLKLLISHGNKYKGTLIGINFIRPDVQNILYAYKCHKQHEFNLSLFHIMHNLWCPHDYCLFECKGKNEKNYATEFFRLKELDTMKKQKDLFFQAKLFFRIHPENALPDSSENAGAECTDDVERIIRNAKDPWEVLQIKKFSKMELCDKELKSKARKNYRALALKIHPDKNKSKNATLAMNILTNSMKAITSP